The DNA segment CAGGTGAGGTTGTAACAGAGAAAAATAAAGTGGGTGACGCCAAATTCCTCGACGGTGATAGTATCCGACTACTTGGTGGTGGTTTCCGACTACTTGGTGGTGGTTATGATGGCCAATCAGGTGGTGGTGGCCCCCCTACATATGGATTCGACGCCAATTGCAGGCATGGCTGTTGTTACCCGACGTTGCTAGGACGTTGCTTAAGTTGCTGTGCCAATTGAGACACTGCACTTCATAAtatatttcattaataaaatctcGTGGGTAACAAAGAGAGGCCTCTCTTGTTCCCAATCCAttgattgtataaaaaattaaggttattaatgtatatttatcctttcataaaaaaaaatattatcaatatcaTTACTCTTCCAAAATTATAATGATATTGAATAACATAATCACTGTGTCTCTGTGAATTGTTTCAGACAAAACTGAAGCTGCACACTTTGTTATTAATGGTGACTTTATTTGTActgttattattactatatttatACATTATCTTTTTATCATCTTCTCTATTCGCATGTTTCTCCTTCATAGCAAAGTATAGTATTTTCACGTGAGCAAAAAGAAATTACTTATTTTACACAAGTtataagaatttatttttatcagcaaaattaatttatataagtaTATCTATTTACAGAAACAAGAATGTTTTGTTAACACCTTCTATCTACTAACACAGATTTGACGCTGCGTTAGATACTAATTCTTCTAAATGAAAGGAGGGGAGGGCTGGAGAAACGGCGGAAACGGAGGGCAGAGCTGGAGGAATGGTGGGAACAAAGGACGCTCAGACCGGCATGGAGACCATGGAGTTGCAAATGATTGTACAACTTTCTTCTTTTCGAATTTCCCAAGCCATTACGGGGAGCTAGATATGTTCAAGGTGTTCCAAAAGTGGGCAAGAGTGAAAGAAGTCTTTATCTCATGAAGACTAAATAAATGGGGGAGGAGGTTCGGGTtcgtgaggttctttggtgtgAGAAATGTGGGTTGTTTGGAGAGGGATCTGGACCAGCTATATGTAGGGGATCGGAAGCTCTTTGTGAATGTACCAAAATACTGTAAACAACAATCTGAACCAAGAAGGATGGAGCAGAGGGTCTCGCAAGTACCAAACAGGGAGAGGAAGGAGGAAACAAGGAAGCAAGATCAGCAGGATAATGAGCTTAGTCGGGAACAGAGAAGGGCGGAGAAGTGGGTGGAGAAGAGTGGAAACAGGTCCTACGCTGAAATTGTAACAGGTGACTCCCAAGAACAATGGAAGGGTCCGAGCATCAAAGTGCAACAACTTACCATGCCATGGATGGAAACAAGTGTTGTGGGGAAGCTTCGAGAAGACATGCATGTGGACCGGCTAGGGGAGGAGTTAGTGAAAGGGGGTATGAACATGGTTAAAGTGAGGCTTTTGGGGGACAACTTAGTCTTGCTTACTCCAAGAGCAGGGGAGAACATGGAGGACGTTATAAAGCTTAATAAGGAATGGGCTGATAGAGTGTTCGTTAGTTTTAAACCTTGGTCGAATGCCATTGGCCCAAGCCATAAGACAGTGTGGGTGAGGTGCTACGAGCTGCCGTTCTCTTTCTGGAGCAAGGATTGTTTCACCAAAGGCTGTTGATGAGTCCACTGTGTCATGGGAAATTTTAGAATATGCTCGCTTACAAGTACGTATCTTAAAATTTGAGAGTGCTAAGATGGCGAAATGTGTGCAGGTCAATAACCATCTATGCAACATTCTTATAGAGGAGGAACCCCCGGAGCTCTATGAAGATAGGAATAAGGGCAATCATCTCTCATACGATTCTTCTGACAGCGTGTCCTCCACAGAAACCTATATAGAAGAAACAGATTTCTCTGTGATCAACGGTGAGGAGGAGAACAGACTCTGGGATGCGGAGGTTAGCCATTCAAAAGGGGAGGAGGAAGGGGAAGAGagaaaggaagaagatgaacagtgttCACATAGGACAAAATTGCTATCTACGGGCTCTCTGTCGGAAAGTACTGGAGGACAGTGGAAAGCAGAAAAAGCAATAACGAAAGCGGAAAGTAATGGGCATAAGGGATTGGGAGGAGTTGACTTGTCCCCTGATTCTGGTTTTGGGGGCTATGCAGCTCTTTTAAGGTCTTCTGAACAAGCTGACTTGGCAAAAGTGGTTGTGGACGTGGAGTGTAATAATAAACCAAATGAAAATCATGGGGTGTTGGGCCTTGAGAAAGTGGAGGCCCGTATAGCAGAGGGATGACCCTCTTTTGTAGCCCAGCAAGCAGTGGAAGATGGTGGGTCTGTGGTCAGGGCAGTGGAAGAGGAATCTCGACAAAGGGATCTTTCTAATACCACACACATGCCGCGTGGAAGCCCCATAGGAGGAACGAGAATGAGTGATAGCAAAGGTGAACATATGGCATTTTCAGAAGGCAGAATCCCAGGGGACCGTGAGCCATTGAGTGGTTCGTTATCCTGGTCAAGGGAGACTAACGGGATGCAGTGCGAGAACGGAGATGGTAAAGATGGTGGAGAGGTAGGAGTCAAGCTACCAGGTACGCTGCCCTTACCTAGTCTTGTAGGAAATGACGGGGCAAAGGTGAGAAGTAAGACTTTTTCTCCACCACgaaggaggaagaagaaagaactCGCAGAATTgggtgatcctttctctcaacTGAGACGGTCGTCAAGGCTGAAGGGTAGACGTAACCAGGCGGTATCATCGTCTAGCAATAGAATCGAGATATCCTTGGCTTCTATTTCTGATAAGGATATTCACAATTGCAATCTTCGCAAGCAATATCCGTGTGTCATGGAGGAACCACCCAATCTATGGGAGATTGGAAAAAAGTGTGGGCTGGCTTGTCGAAAGGATGAAGAGGAGGTAATAAAAGAATATGGAAGTATGGAAGCAAGAGACGTGGAGGTCCGGAACTGTCATAAGGAGGGTATTGAGGAAAGTATCCCATGATAATTGTGAATCTGAATATTAGAGGTCTGGGGGGAAGTACCAAAGCTAGGTACATGAGGCAAATTATAGCGTGTGAGGGAGCGGAATTTGTATGTATACAAGAAACGGAAGCTAAGGAGCTATCAGATACTAAGTGTTATTCCGTGTGGGGGGATAACAAAATTGGATGGCTACATTATGAAGGTGATAATGGTAGTGGAAGCTTGTTGTCGATGTGGTATAAAGAAGCTTTCAATTACATGAGTCACTTGATGGGGAAGGGTTTCATAGTAGTTTTTGGTAATTACCTCAAATTCAATATCACTTGCGCAGTGGTAAATGTTTACGCCAACTGCAATTTGAATGACAAGAAGATGCTCTGGACGGAATTGTCTAATATCAAAGCTAACTCACAGGTTACGGTATGGTGCTTCTGTGGGGATTTTAATGCCATAAGAAGTCGTAGTGAAAGGAAAGGAAGTCAGGGCAGGGATGATCACTCAAGCGAGATTAGAGGTTTTAATACGTTCATTGATTCTAACCTCCTTCTTGATCTTCCTATTGTGGGGGAAAAAATTTACATGGTTTAAATCTAATGGGTCGGCAAAGAGCAGACTTGACAGAGTGCTTGTTTCTATGGAGTGGATGGACAAATGGCCCATGTGCAAACAGTATGTGCAACCCAGGGAAGTCTCTGATCATTGTGCTATAGTGGTGAAGTCGATGGATAAAGATTGGGGCCCGAGGCCCTTTCGAACCATTGATGTCTGGCTTACAGAGAGGGGCTTCAGTGAGATGGTGAAGAATAATTGGAACTCCTACTCTATTCAGGGGAATGCTTTTGTAAAGTTTAAAGAGAAGCTGAAGTGTCTGACGAAGGACCTAAAAGTATGGAACAAGGATGTGTTTGGCAACATTAATACAAGTAAGAGGAGGAGTTTACAAGAAATTGAAGATCTTGATTGTCAAGACTGCAATAGAACCCTTACGGAAGTGGATAGGGTGAGAAGGTGGGAGCTGGTAATACGCATGAAGGAAATCGATAAAAAGTTGGACTCCCTAATATGCCAAAAAGCTAGAGCAAGATGGCTCAAGAATGGTGACTTATGTACCAGGTTCTATCATTCGACTTTGAAATGGAGAGGACTCAGAAACGAAGTAAAGGGTGTCGAGGTTGGGGGCCAATGGTGCGAGGAACCTAGTACTGTACGTTTTGAAGCAAAGAAGCTCTTTGAGAATAGATTCAAGGCAACGAGAGATCTTGGAGTAAGACTTGATGCGGTAGAGTTCAAGTCCCTATCAGCTGAAGAGAATCTGAGTTTGATAGCCAGCTTCATGGAGAAGGAAATAAGAGACATTGTGTGGCAGTGTGAAGGCACTAAGAGCCCAGGCCCTGATGGATTCAACTTTAATTTTCTCAAGAAAAACTGGGAAGTCATGAAGGATGAAGTTGTGACAGCGATGACACTTTTTCACGATTCTGGATGTATACCGAAGGGTTGCAACGCCTCCTTTGTTGCTCTAATACCCAAAGTAAGGGACCCTTCTAAGCTTGAGCAATATAAACCAATCTCTTTAGTGGGGGCTATGTATAAGATTATAGCCAAGGTGCTGGCGGACAGGATCAAGAAAGTCCTTTCTTCTGTAATTGATGAAAGTCAATCGGCATTTCTGAGGGGTAGAGAAATCCTTGACAGTGTTCTCCTGGCTAATGAGGTGGTAGAGGACCTAAGGAGAGGGAGGAGAAGTGGCTTGTGCTTAAAAGTGGACTTTGAAAAAGCTTATGACTCAGTTAGATGGAAATTTCTTTATAACATGCTACATAGGATGGGCTTCCACTATAGGTGGATTAAGTGGATTCGTGGATGCCTACAAAGTGCAACTGTGTCAGTGCTGGTCAATGGGAGTCCAACGGAAGAGTTTAAACCATCCAGGGATCTGAGGCAGGGTGATCCTCTTGCACCTTTCCTCTTTATTGTGGTAGCGGAAGGTCTAGCCGGACTAGTAAGGGAGGCCGTGAAGGCCAATCTGTTAACTGGCCTTAAGGTAGGAAGAAAGGAGTTTGGTCTGAGCTTTCTCCAGTTTGCAGATGACACTTTGTTTCTGTGTGAGAACTCTTTCACCAATGTGGTGACTCTGAAGGCGATCCTAAGAGGCTTTGAGCTAGCTTCAGGTCTAAAAATTAACTTTCATAAGTCAAAGCTAGCAGGTATCAACGTCCTCAGTAGAGATATTGATTGCTATACCAGGACTATGAACTGTTCTCAGATGGGAACACCGTTTAATTATCTGGGCCTTGAAGTGAGGGGTAATCCAAGGAAGAAAAAGTTCTGGGAGCCTGTtctgaataaattgaaatcagGACTGAGTGTATGGAAAGGGAGATTCTTATCTATGGCAGGTAGAATATGCCTAATCAAGTCTGTCATCACCGCAATACCACTCTACTACCTGTCCTTGTACAAAGCACCAGAGTCGGTATGTAAAAGCATTATCAGTATCCAAAGGAGGTTCATGTGGGGATGGGGAAAGGATAACTAACCGATTTCATGGGTTAGTTGGAAAATCATATGTAAACCACGGGAGGAAGGAGGTCTCGGCATTCGAGACATTAGAAAGGTTAATGTGGCGCTCTTAGCTAAGTGGAAGTGGCGTTGTATATTTGAGGAGAAAGGGAAATGGAAAGAGTGCCTGGAATCAAAGTATGGTATGGAGCAGGATGTAGATCACACACCACTGAAACTCCAATTGTGGTGGTGGCGAGATTTAATGTCTGCAGGGAGGGAGAAGGCGACGGATCGTTTCAAAAAGAAGTTGGATGGAATGTAGGGTGTGGAGATAAAGCGAGAttttgggaggatgtgtgggttGGAAATACTAATCTCAAAACCTTGTATCCTAGATTGTTCTCTTTGTCGTTGAACAAGGGCCAAAAGGTGGGTGAGGTTGGTGTATGGGAGGAATCTGTGGGGCGTTGGAAGTTAAGATGGAGACGTGATAGGTTTGAGTGGGAGATCCCCTTGGAAACCGACCTGCGAATACATATTTCAAGGGTTAGTGTAATAAAGGATGAAAATGATAGGCAGGTGTGGAAACGTGGTGAATCCGGGAGGTTTACGGTAAGATCTGCTTATGAATGCATAGAAGAGATCGGAAGGGGTCCACAAATCTTGGGTTTCGGGTATCTGTGGAAGATTAAGGCATTCCCTAACATGATGGTCACAGCTTGGAGAGTACTTTGGGGGAGAATACCAACAAGAGAGGGCCTGAGTAGGAGAGGGGTGATGATGAACTCGGTAGCATGCAGCCTTTGTCAGTCTGAGGAGGAATCATGTCAGCATCTCTTTTTGGAGTGTGAACATGCGTGGCGTGTATGGGCTTTGTGCTTTAGATGGGTAGGTATCCTGTCTGTCCAACATAATAATCTTATGATCAATTTTGAGAGCTTTCATTTGGTTCAATGCACCAATAAACAAAATTTGGTTTGGAAAGGAGTGTGGGCAACTGTAGTTCGGTGCATGTGGGAGCATAGAAACTCAATCGTGTTTAACCAAGGAGTTGTAGATGCAGAAGAAGTACTCCAAAACGCTCAGCTTAAAACATGGTTATGGATGAAACACAAGGCACACAATTTTAACTACTCCTTTGTAGATTGGATTTTAAACCCTTTGCCATGCATCAGTAGTGTCAAGTAAATGATGGTAGGTGGAGGTAGTATGTAGGTGCTATACGCAGGAGGAAGAAGGAAACAGAGGTGAACTGCACTCTGTCAGCAGAGGCAAATACAAAGATGATGCATTCTTAGTTAGAATTAATGACCGTGACGAGGGTGGAGGCGTCAGTGGGATGTCGAGGGAGCTTAGCCAGGCTGGTGAGGGGTTGAAAAGGCTAAGATGCCCCCCTAATTGAGAGTTATGGTCTTGGCCCAACTGCAGATATTTTAATGGACGCATATCTGATCTGATGCGGTGCTGAATCTGGAGGAAGGTATATGGTATTGAAGGGGGAAACGTTGCAAGAAGGGGCTATGATATGCTGTAGGTATTCACTGATGAGTGCAGATTCAAGTCCAGCAAGGTTTGTATGAGGCAACTTCTGCTATGTGCTAGGATGTGTGTAACTAGTGTATGGTCTGGAAGATGGGTTGGGTGACTGGCAGTTAGTGTTTGTATGCACACAATGCTAACAATACACTTCATCCAAAATATTATTACTGGACAATCTTAGTCTTAAAGAACTGCAAGTAAGATGTTGTGCTCACGGTCAAGATGAGGGTGCGTGACAGGCTAAAGGGGTGACACTGAGATGAAGGAGGTTTGGTAAGGTGCTCTGTCATGTTGGTGAACATGATTAAAAGTTGTTGTAACTGTTATTGGTGATGAGTGTTGGTCATGAGGAATATCTCAAATCTGAAGTTGTAGGTAACAACTTTATTAGCAGTCTCATGGTGGAGCTAGGATGTCTGTTGGAGCTGGACTCATGAACCTTATGCAGGTTCAGGTCTTATGATTATTACGCAGGTGTAGTTTTAGGGGTTTTGGGGATGTGAGGACGGAATGCTATGTCGAAACGCAATTGATGCGTTTGTCATGCCTATAAATGAATCCAATTGATGGTTGCTCTGGAGTTAGGACTGGTCTAAAGTGTAGAATAGGAGAGGTGCTAGTGGAATATGGTTCTAGCTCTCAAATGTTGGGCTGGTGAGCTGCTATCATAATCTTTTGTGTTTTGAATCTGATTTCTTCTGAAAACTGCTTATGGTTAAACGCTTTCCTTCCATTCAATGGAGAGGCAGCCATAATTTGCTGGTTGTGGTTGAAGCGTGTTGGAAAGGGCAATTTTGATCCTAGTAGTTTGTTAGGTTATGCCCATGCTTTATGCAGTAGTTTTTGGGTGCTCTGAATGTATTAGCCGGTACTTAAGATTTATCTTAACCAGAAGCATTTGTATtatgtatacgggttgggacacccctgaagtgtcccattttaattttattcattcattgctgataaaaaaaaacagatttgacagtGAAGTTTTTTATAATTCTGATGAGAGTGATGTGACAGTTTTGTAATAGTATAAGGGTTTAACATTTGAGTGCGGATGCGGAAGCGGAAGAGTTTCTAACGAAAGGGAGAAAGAAGCAGCGGCCTCGTCGGAGGGAGGAAGAAAAAAGCAACGGAAAACACAGAACAAGAGAAACACAAACCATAAACGTCTTTCTTTGTCAAGTGTTCAGTGTCATTGAGccatatattacaccggttagatGACTTAATCGGTtatctaaccgatgtaatatggtTCATACATTACACCCATGGTAGAACTGGACACCCACCCTAGTGGCAcacgcaaaactggttacccgtGTGCCTGTAAGTGGTTACTTTTGTAACGTTTATGGTCACCtactcttcatgaaaaaaaattcaaaaagtttTTGAATATGGGTCATATACTACACCCATGGTAGAACTGGACATCCATTTACCAGAACTGGTTACCCAGCCACAGGTTCTTCCACATGTAGTGGCACATGCAAAACTGATTACTTGTGTGCctgtaagtggttacttatgCGACGTTTATGGCcacccactcttcatgaaaatattaaaaaaaaatagatatggGTTATATATTACACCAGTTAGATGATTTAATCAGTTAGATGGTTTAATCGGTGTAATATGGGTCATTctgagtaaaaaataataatatattacatcggttgtTACTAAGAACCGgtgtaatataatattttttatcctaTTTTGAAGCTCACGCCTCACTGCTCATTTGTGTTACTACCCTATTTTAAATTTGTCACCTCACCAAATACAATCTTACTTTGTCAGGTCATTGTCATGTCTCCAACGTGAAATATGTGTTCCTACGAGACAACTTCAATATATCATGACTCTATTATATATTCTAGTACTGGATTTTCATTCCCTCCAATTATGATTCAACCTTTTACAAAACTATAAAACCTCAGTGTCACCTTCTATAATATTTCACTGCATACTCTGTATTATTGTAGATAATTTTCGTCTTTCCACATTATAGACCACTGCAAAACTTAAACTTGCAGAATCTGTAATCTTCATGCATGTCACTACACCATTCATCATTTTaggtatattttaattattataataacatttttttcatataaatgttactataaataatataaatataatattgtgAAATGTTACTATAAATAACACTAAGCTAATATATTTTGTGAGACTAGAGTTAGAAACTAATTTTCTACATTGTAGTGGTGTAAATGATAGCGATTGGGCTCgtgattttgttgttgttggttTGTGCATTGGAGTGTTTTTCTATTGACTTTCTAAAGTGCATTGGTTTAGGACTTTATAGGGAAATTTTTATTACAAACTATCACTACCACAATTGGTTGGTCCTATATGGAAAGTATGTTCTAaccttaa comes from the Phaseolus vulgaris cultivar G19833 chromosome 8, P. vulgaris v2.0, whole genome shotgun sequence genome and includes:
- the LOC137825388 gene encoding uncharacterized protein is translated as MIIVNLNIRGLGGSTKARYMRQIIACEGAEFVCIQETEAKELSDTKCYSVWGDNKIGWLHYEGDNGSGSLLSMWYKEAFNYMSHLMGKGFIVVFGNYLKFNITCAVVNVYANCNLNDKKMLWTELSNIKANSQVTVWCFCGDFNAIRSRSERKGSQGRDDHSSEIRGFNTFIDSNLLLDLPIVGEKIYMV